The following are encoded together in the Elusimicrobiota bacterium genome:
- a CDS encoding CHASE2 domain-containing protein: protein MRKSWISDAFIALATSLFVGAAYYFPGLFPIFDGLELKFYDYRAQLRQNLDPAPEIALIAVDDASLAELGRWPWPRSRIAALVEKLAQAQPKVIGLGFDYSEPEQSQGLAEIAKLESEYHDMLKSRAVVDKGGKFSILFSSAARALDSDAKLAAALKLSGNVVLPVVMAPGQGATLKAFPPIPPLAEAALGVGHVMVDVEEDGVVRREPLIAAYGGSYLPSYALRLAWSFLGIKPEQARLVRGHELRFGRRTIAMDEEQRMLITFSGPAQTFRYYSFQDVMADRVPMDIFKEKIVLVGLTAAGSGEFAASPLSRRLPRLELCASAVENIIHARFLTEPPWAPLAELGLLAAAALFAALALPRVGAVWGTVLCGSSSALILGLGTYFFMKGDWVKVTYPCSLMTLGYLVLLFKRSLTCESAAESPRKRRAVEAPAPERPEPTAQATPVVEGEAAVVESIPSLEPGGPAKEPQ from the coding sequence ATGAGGAAAAGCTGGATTTCGGACGCTTTCATCGCTTTGGCGACAAGCCTTTTTGTCGGGGCGGCCTATTATTTCCCGGGGCTTTTCCCGATTTTCGACGGCCTGGAGCTTAAGTTCTACGATTACCGGGCCCAACTGCGGCAGAATCTCGACCCGGCCCCCGAGATCGCCCTCATTGCGGTGGATGACGCATCCTTGGCCGAGCTGGGGCGCTGGCCTTGGCCCCGCTCCCGGATCGCGGCTCTGGTGGAGAAGCTCGCCCAAGCCCAGCCCAAGGTGATCGGCCTCGGCTTCGATTATTCCGAGCCGGAGCAGAGCCAGGGCTTGGCGGAGATCGCCAAGCTCGAGTCCGAGTACCATGATATGCTGAAGTCCCGAGCCGTGGTGGACAAGGGGGGGAAATTCTCCATCCTGTTCTCCTCGGCCGCGAGAGCCTTGGACTCAGACGCCAAGCTCGCGGCGGCTCTGAAGCTGTCCGGAAACGTGGTACTTCCCGTGGTTATGGCTCCGGGGCAGGGCGCGACCCTGAAGGCATTCCCCCCGATTCCGCCTCTAGCGGAGGCGGCCCTCGGGGTCGGGCATGTCATGGTGGATGTCGAGGAGGATGGCGTGGTCCGTAGGGAACCTCTGATCGCCGCCTATGGCGGCTCATACCTGCCCTCCTACGCCTTGCGCCTGGCCTGGTCCTTCTTGGGAATAAAGCCCGAGCAGGCCCGCTTGGTCCGCGGCCATGAGCTGCGCTTCGGGCGCCGGACCATTGCCATGGACGAGGAGCAGAGGATGCTCATCACCTTCAGCGGCCCGGCGCAGACCTTTCGTTATTATTCCTTCCAGGACGTGATGGCGGACCGGGTCCCCATGGACATTTTCAAGGAGAAGATAGTCCTGGTGGGCTTGACCGCGGCGGGGTCCGGGGAGTTCGCGGCCTCTCCTTTGTCCCGTCGCTTGCCTCGCCTCGAGCTTTGCGCGAGCGCGGTCGAGAACATCATCCATGCGCGATTTTTGACCGAGCCTCCCTGGGCGCCGCTAGCGGAGTTGGGGCTTTTGGCGGCGGCCGCATTATTCGCGGCGCTTGCCTTGCCGCGGGTCGGGGCGGTGTGGGGAACCGTCCTTTGCGGCTCGTCATCGGCGCTGATCCTCGGCCTCGGCACTTATTTCTTCATGAAGGGGGATTGGGTCAAGGTCACCTACCCCTGCAGTCTCATGACCCTGGGCTATCTTGTTCTCCTTTTCAAAAGGTCTCTGACCTGCGAGTCCGCGGCGGAGTCTCCAAGAAAAAGACGGGCCGTTGAAGCGCCCGCGCCGGAGCGTCCAGAGCCCACGGCGCAGGCCACTCCGGTCGTGGAAGGGGAGGCGGCGGTCGTGGAAAGCATCCCCTCGCTGGAGCCGGGAGGCCCCGCCAAGGAACCCCAATGA
- a CDS encoding Stp1/IreP family PP2C-type Ser/Thr phosphatase, producing the protein MSAILEMSGATDPGCVRPNNEDSFTVKQELGLMIVADGMGGHSAGEVASAMAVSSIEESVRRQAALAAAKDLAVAAEGQAAGASELPRMLESFVARANREIYDKGRAMAAEGGMGTTVVAVLADPSSLCVAHVGDSRLYLYREGKLLLLTGDHSLVAEHVRSGLLTPEEASRSSLQNILTRALGAEPHVQVDVAEHALYPGDLLLLATDGLTKMVCDDEIRGTLSESASPRKIAARLIEKARLAGGDDNITVVAARVVFQRRSGLKNFVASLWEH; encoded by the coding sequence ATGAGCGCGATTCTCGAGATGAGCGGAGCCACGGACCCGGGCTGTGTCAGGCCCAACAACGAAGACAGCTTCACCGTCAAGCAGGAGCTGGGCCTGATGATCGTGGCCGACGGCATGGGCGGCCATAGCGCGGGAGAGGTGGCCAGCGCCATGGCGGTATCCTCTATCGAGGAATCTGTCCGGCGGCAGGCCGCGCTCGCCGCCGCCAAGGATCTGGCCGTGGCCGCCGAGGGACAGGCCGCCGGCGCCTCGGAGCTCCCCAGGATGCTCGAGTCCTTCGTGGCCCGGGCTAACAGAGAGATTTACGATAAGGGCCGGGCCATGGCCGCGGAAGGCGGCATGGGCACCACGGTGGTGGCCGTGCTGGCCGACCCGAGCTCGCTTTGCGTGGCGCACGTGGGCGACAGCAGGCTCTACCTCTACCGCGAAGGCAAGCTCCTTCTCCTCACGGGGGACCACAGCCTCGTCGCCGAGCATGTGAGGTCCGGCCTTCTGACTCCGGAGGAGGCCTCCCGCTCGAGCCTTCAAAACATCCTGACCAGGGCCCTGGGAGCCGAGCCCCATGTGCAGGTGGACGTGGCCGAGCATGCCCTGTATCCCGGGGATCTCCTGCTTCTGGCGACCGACGGCTTGACCAAGATGGTCTGCGATGATGAAATCCGCGGGACTCTGTCGGAATCGGCTTCTCCCCGGAAAATCGCCGCCCGGCTCATAGAGAAGGCCCGCCTGGCCGGCGGAGACGACAATATCACGGTGGTGGCGGCGCGAGTCGTCTTCCAGAGGCG
- a CDS encoding helix-turn-helix transcriptional regulator, with the protein MGKNPTSRISNDLRDLRAKRNMTQEELANAVGVTRVTINYIENGEYRPSLELAFLLARFFGKPIEEVFHFRAHGGHHAIR; encoded by the coding sequence ATGGGAAAGAACCCGACCAGCAGAATTTCCAATGACCTCAGGGATCTGCGAGCCAAAAGGAATATGACCCAAGAGGAGCTCGCCAACGCCGTGGGCGTGACCCGCGTGACCATCAATTACATAGAAAACGGGGAATACCGGCCCTCGCTCGAGCTCGCTTTCCTGTTGGCTCGATTTTTCGGCAAGCCTATCGAGGAAGTCTTTCATTTCAGGGCCCATGGAGGTCACCATGCTATTCGTTAG